Genomic window (Culex pipiens pallens isolate TS chromosome 3, TS_CPP_V2, whole genome shotgun sequence):
AAATTAAGACAACGCAAAGTAACCAACATCTAAGCCGTTTTGACGCACTAAGGGATAAATTTAATCAGTGCGTTCTCCTTAAAACGCGAAGGCTATCAATATTCGGAAGCGGATGTCTGCCGAAACACTTCTCACCTAATCTTACCTACTCTGGTCATGGTAATTTTTTCGAATTAGGGAGCTCGAGAACTTGCCAGTTTGAGTTGGCAGTTCGTGCAGTGAAGAAGTTCGCGATGTCTCCGGTTCTTAACGGTCAGAGGAGTATATTCTCCCAAGAAGTGTACCGAACCTCGCTGGAACCAAAGTATCAAATCATTGCTCGGGATGAACTCCACGAGGACGAGTTCAGCCGGGATGCTGCGCTGGCTAAGATGCGAGAATTTATCGCAAAACACCCACAAATCAAGAACTGTAGAATGGATTCAGTGTTTTTGCTGAGATTTCTACGAAATCGAAAGTTCAACGTGCAAGCAGCCTGCGATGCAGTTGTGAGATACCTGACGATTATCGCACATTCACCCGAGTATTTCGACATCGACCCCCACCACTCGGAACAGCTCATCAAGGAACGCCTGGTGGTCCCTCTCGGCGAAGATGCTTATGGTCGGCTGGTGTTGCTGATCCGGTATGGTCAGTtcaacgcccagcagcacactCCGGAGCAACAAATCAGTTTGATTTCGCTGGCGATCGAAACATACTTCGACCACGAGCAGTACCACGTGACCGGGCTAGTTTATGTGATCGACTATTTTGGGCTTTCTATGGCTCATATCGGGGCCATAACGTTGCCCAAGTTTCGCGTTATCAAAGCCACCAACGGGGAAATGAAAATGATCCGCGTGAAGAAAGTGCACGTGCTGAGGGTTCCCTCGGTGGGGGCCAAGCTGGCGGAACTGTGGATCTCGATTATGCCAAGGAAGCTGCAGCAGAGATTCAAGGTAGGAGCCGGATGAGGGTTTGATCCTTTTTACCAGTAAGGATCATAAATGTTCCTCAAAAATGTTGTCTGGCCTTGGCTATAAATGACAACTTTCGGTTAATatggatttttcgaaattttggaataaaaactcgaaaaatccaaaaataatatttggaaaTAAAATAGAATTTCCAACGGATAATtacataagtatttttttataaagggctccgttttcgagttataaaaatttaactctttttttcggaaaaaaaatctttatccgATTCTTAAATAGTTGCCATTttggtttatgaaaaaaaaaactttcaaacagctgagaaaattctataCCAAATTATCATTTCAATTGTTAGACGTTTGTTAGAAATTCTGAATatattatttgcaaaacttaagTAAATATCACAACCAACGTGTCCTTTCAGCTtattttagagcgtccaatttcccggggttataaatttcccgggaaacggaaaattttcagcaaatttcccgggaattcccgggaaatttgaaatttattgaaaattgttctgatcctggttccgattaatattttgcaacaaaattgtataaaatagttACCTAAATCATCAAAATAAGTATGAGGGTCAGTTATTGCCTTAACTGCCTGTAATAAAactacaataaaaaataaatatatatataaaaaaatcatcattagtATTCTTTGATAAGAAGTATATTTTTTCTGGACATCGAGTAAAATATATTCATGcttcaaaaccataaaattgctattaaatatggctctgtgaacagtttgagagaatatgataaagaagAATATTAACATagtaaagcgaaaaaaaaatcgtgagaaaaatatgtttttaatgaCAAATCTTTTTTCCAATCAACTTGAGCATATAAATAAATAGATGAGGATTAAATTTACCTTTAAAATCTGcatgaaatgtaatttttatgaaatcacaacttaaagttttcaaatatttggagcgagattttgaaacatgtttttttaatgttttggacacCTTCTTTATAAtacgaagattttttaaatgatttttaaatgtttcagctTAGCAAATGACTTCGGCCAACAGAATCTCCATAGCAATAAAAGTAATTTAGAACcttttctttttaaaacttCTTACGCTCTTGTTAGATCAAGTGTTGTAAAAACTCTAAActcaaaattgtaatttctcatacactttgaaacaaattaactaaatttaccCAACCCTTTTGAGACAtttaatgctattttttcaattttcattcatttccatttccaaaatgttttttgtcgtgtggtttcaattattattttttatttaaagatcacctccgtgtaagcacgagagcaagcagcagtcaagtgctcagtgctccatcgttttttcgatttttttcgccgtaaattaccgtgattacccgcgagtttgctcctgcagcatgccaaaggccggccgtggccgtggcagttcgagtgcggcctcgaaaaacccgcgaagttcgtctaccggccgtgtgcaaaaaggtaaacaaaccaacgccgtgtcgaccgccatcgcgcaggggagcgtgagcgcagaaggcatcgacaaaaagttgctacatcccggatatgttccggtgccacgaccaacacgtcaacatccgccaacattcccatcaggaacgagttccagatgctgagcgacgacgaagaaaacaacaacaacaacaccgacggtagcagcactaccaacgacgacgatgacgatcgtcgtgcacggaaaaaagtgccgacgccaaaaacgaacaattctccaaaggaacgtagaccacctccaatttttgttttggatacgttggtggacgatattgacgatttgctggaaggcctcggatattgtctgaaaatcggtaagtcgtcagtgcaagtctacacatttgacaacaagaacttcgacctggttgtggagaaattgaagggtaaaaacttcaagttctacacattcgactccgtgcagaagacagccgttaaggtcgtcttgcaggggtaccaagaccgcccgatctccgacctcaagaaggatctctcgggtgctggaataacgccgcgtgacataaaagtcctctcgcggaagacaacagtcacaggtacacacacactgtacctgttgtacttcgaccgcggcaccgtcaagattcaagacctgcgacgaactaaggcgttggacgggttttgggtaaactggcggttctactcaaagaacccgtcggacgcagcacaatgccaccgttgccagaaattcggccacggctcgcggaactgcaaccttccgccccgctgtgtgaattgcggtgagtcacacctctctgaggcgtgtgcactgccgtgcaaggcggacctgggggacaa
Coding sequences:
- the LOC120424793 gene encoding alpha-tocopherol transfer protein-like isoform X3, which gives rise to MSPVLNGQRSIFSQEVYRTSLEPKYQIIARDELHEDEFSRDAALAKMREFIAKHPQIKNCRMDSVFLLRFLRNRKFNVQAACDAVVRYLTIIAHSPEYFDIDPHHSEQLIKERLVVPLGEDAYGRLVLLIRYGQFNAQQHTPEQQISLISLAIETYFDHEQYHVTGLVYVIDYFGLSMAHIGAITLPKFRVIKATNGEMKMIRVKKVHVLRVPSVGAKLAELWISIMPRKLQQRFKFHKTLDTLKDDIDPEVLPTIYGGKQSLEEANEKFHKLALSQRDRFLKQAEMYIDLSIPAPNAKNANAALQSSVADESVIGSFRKLNVD